In Symmachiella dynata, the following are encoded in one genomic region:
- a CDS encoding DUF1501 domain-containing protein, producing the protein MLQVDMGNTEKYCDGMSRRSFVQLGVAGMATAGLADVLRAKETAAEGQRDRSVILLWLDGGPGHLDLYDLKPEAPAEIRGMWNPIPTNVPGFEISELFPQQAKIADKFSIVRSLHHGTGDHFAGGHRMLTSKAMGVSGGNKSGKFPSLGSVITRELGAKNPGMPSYISVPVASSIGLRPGYFGGNWLGVQHDPFQTGGDPNKDKFKVKNLNLAKGLSLTRLEDRRGLLTQLDTIPRNVEKTATFDAMDRFDKNAFEFVSGKSAREAFDLSREDPRIRDLYGRHTWGQSTLLARRLVEAGARFVTCHFGGWDSHWDLESRMNSYLPRVDAAVSGLFKDLEQRGLLESTMVVLCGEFSRTPRINDGGNGGPPLSKGTPGRDHWGASMFCLMGGGGIRGGQIIGSTDSKGYRPLTRAVRPEHIHATIYKAMGLNPALHLLDHRGRPTPVLEDPTPISELL; encoded by the coding sequence ATGTTGCAAGTCGATATGGGAAACACGGAAAAGTACTGCGACGGCATGAGTCGCCGCAGCTTTGTACAGTTGGGCGTCGCCGGCATGGCGACTGCGGGATTGGCCGACGTGTTGCGTGCCAAGGAAACTGCGGCAGAGGGTCAACGGGATCGCTCAGTCATCTTGCTGTGGCTCGATGGCGGACCGGGGCACTTGGATCTTTACGATCTGAAACCGGAAGCACCGGCTGAGATTCGTGGTATGTGGAATCCCATTCCTACGAACGTCCCTGGGTTTGAAATCAGCGAACTGTTTCCCCAACAAGCAAAAATCGCCGACAAGTTTTCAATCGTCCGCTCACTCCATCACGGCACGGGCGATCACTTCGCCGGTGGGCATCGTATGCTGACCTCCAAAGCGATGGGTGTCAGCGGCGGGAACAAATCGGGCAAATTCCCTTCCCTCGGTTCCGTGATCACGCGCGAGTTGGGTGCCAAAAACCCGGGCATGCCCAGCTACATCAGCGTACCGGTTGCCAGTAGCATCGGCTTGCGTCCGGGCTACTTCGGCGGAAACTGGTTGGGCGTGCAACACGATCCGTTTCAGACTGGTGGGGATCCGAACAAAGATAAATTCAAAGTCAAAAACCTGAACCTGGCAAAAGGGTTGTCTTTAACCCGGTTGGAGGATCGCCGCGGGTTGTTGACGCAACTCGACACGATTCCCCGCAATGTCGAAAAGACCGCCACGTTCGATGCCATGGACCGGTTCGACAAAAACGCGTTTGAATTTGTCTCCGGTAAAAGCGCGCGGGAGGCTTTTGACCTCAGCCGTGAAGATCCACGGATTCGCGATCTCTATGGACGGCATACCTGGGGCCAAAGCACATTGTTGGCGCGACGGTTGGTCGAAGCCGGCGCACGGTTTGTCACTTGCCACTTTGGTGGCTGGGACAGTCACTGGGATCTCGAATCGAGAATGAACTCGTATTTGCCGCGGGTCGACGCAGCTGTGTCTGGATTGTTCAAAGACCTGGAGCAGCGCGGGCTGTTGGAAAGCACCATGGTTGTGCTCTGCGGCGAATTCAGCCGCACACCACGGATCAACGACGGTGGCAATGGCGGTCCTCCGTTGAGCAAGGGGACACCCGGTCGCGATCACTGGGGGGCTTCGATGTTCTGCCTGATGGGTGGCGGTGGCATTCGCGGCGGGCAGATAATCGGCTCGACCGATAGCAAGGGCTATCGACCGCTTACCCGCGCCGTCCGTCCGGAGCACATCCATGCCACAATCTACAAAGCCATGGGACTCAACCCGGCGCTACATCTCTTAGACCATCGCGGTCGCCCAACCCCGGTCCTGGAAGATCCCACCCCGATTTCGGAATTGCTGTAA
- the tsaE gene encoding tRNA (adenosine(37)-N6)-threonylcarbamoyltransferase complex ATPase subunit type 1 TsaE, with amino-acid sequence MPGSESSFPKTWTYTSHDEVETAAIGAAIGRAARAGAVIALVGNLGAGKTRLTRAVAKALEVDEKLVTSPTFVLIQEYAGRLPVFHFDTYRLGSVDEFLDLGVEEYFEAGGVCLIEWADRVAGVLPDDVLRIEIDITGESTRVFKFAAHGPIAQSILNDVTRNVADAHKEG; translated from the coding sequence GTGCCCGGCTCCGAATCATCCTTCCCGAAAACCTGGACGTACACGTCACATGACGAAGTCGAAACTGCTGCAATAGGCGCTGCCATAGGACGCGCTGCTCGAGCGGGGGCGGTGATTGCTTTGGTGGGCAACCTCGGTGCGGGTAAGACGCGTCTGACTCGTGCCGTTGCCAAGGCGCTGGAGGTCGACGAAAAGTTGGTTACGAGTCCAACATTCGTATTGATCCAAGAATACGCCGGTCGACTGCCGGTCTTTCATTTCGATACGTATCGGTTGGGCAGCGTCGATGAGTTTCTGGATCTGGGCGTCGAGGAATACTTTGAAGCCGGAGGCGTCTGCTTGATCGAATGGGCAGACCGCGTTGCCGGCGTCTTGCCTGACGATGTGCTACGGATTGAAATCGACATCACGGGAGAAAGCACCCGCGTTTTCAAGTTCGCCGCCCATGGACCGATCGCACAATCAATTCTCAACGACGTTACTCGCAACGTCGCCGACGCGCATAAAGAAGGTTGA
- a CDS encoding thiamine-phosphate kinase, translating into MNTGRHEFELIAWIRQQTRAHERIPLGIGDDTAALAFPNPANCLVTVDMLMEGVHFTMPPATPRQIGHKALAVNLSDIAAMAGRPLAAVISLALPRGIPAKFAEELYAGIGELADQFGVAIAGGDTNSWQGPLVISITALGETTDRGAVTRSGARPGDAIFVTGELGGSLAGKHLDFTPRINEALKLHETVDLHAMLDVSDGLAADLQHIVEESGVGVILDESAIPISPAAQTAAGQDDRSAWEHALSDGEDFELLFTVSEDDAVRLLANSPLEIPLSRIGTVVDGNEMQLRTAAGEVIPLPVSGWKHLL; encoded by the coding sequence GTGAACACCGGCCGGCATGAATTTGAACTGATCGCATGGATTCGCCAACAGACCCGCGCTCATGAACGTATCCCGCTGGGAATCGGCGATGACACCGCAGCATTAGCCTTTCCAAATCCGGCGAACTGTCTGGTCACGGTCGACATGCTGATGGAAGGGGTGCATTTTACCATGCCCCCGGCGACGCCCCGGCAAATCGGCCATAAAGCACTGGCGGTCAATCTCAGCGATATTGCCGCGATGGCCGGACGCCCCTTGGCAGCTGTCATCAGCCTCGCCCTGCCCCGTGGTATCCCCGCGAAATTCGCCGAGGAACTGTACGCCGGCATCGGGGAGTTGGCCGACCAATTCGGTGTCGCCATCGCCGGCGGAGATACCAATAGCTGGCAAGGTCCGCTGGTCATCAGCATCACCGCCTTGGGTGAAACAACCGACCGCGGCGCCGTAACCCGCAGCGGCGCTCGCCCAGGTGACGCGATCTTTGTCACCGGAGAATTGGGCGGCAGTCTAGCGGGCAAACACCTCGACTTCACGCCCCGCATCAACGAAGCCTTGAAGCTACATGAAACCGTGGACCTGCATGCCATGCTCGATGTCAGCGACGGCTTGGCAGCGGATTTGCAGCACATTGTCGAAGAAAGCGGCGTGGGAGTTATTTTAGACGAGTCGGCAATCCCCATCAGCCCAGCCGCCCAAACCGCCGCCGGCCAAGACGATCGCTCTGCTTGGGAACATGCCCTCTCCGACGGTGAGGACTTTGAGTTGTTGTTTACCGTTTCAGAGGATGACGCTGTACGGTTGTTGGCCAACTCACCGCTGGAGATCCCACTGTCGCGAATCGGCACGGTCGTTGACGGGAACGAAATGCAATTGCGCACCGCAGCCGGTGAGGTGATCCCCCTACCGGTGTCAGGCTGGAAGCATCTGTTATAA
- a CDS encoding trypsin-like peptidase domain-containing protein, whose product MQPRIQITGLCCALLLTWLVNDGVGSERRMTPLVNAVQRVEKSVVNIHTEKTQSKDPVFGSPKKVNGMGTGVIVDERGYIVTNEHVIHNVDQDAIRVELIDGTQAKANVISFDSRQDLAIIKVDFGRSLPVAPFGTSCDLMRGETVFAVGNAFGYTHTITRGIISALGRNVEVNEKIGYKNLIQTDASINPGNSGGPLVNLDGEVIGINVAIRAGAQRIGFTIPIDDARRTISRLLDNEKFGTYHGLLTKDVRSPETKKMVVSGTHSDSPAFQAGLLPGDEVLKAGKVAVSDRADFERALLGINPGKEVPVTVRRDGSEVALQLRIGRNGERPLTNIVARANNGDTSSYRGDTPQQMVWRILGLRFRSISQNQLPNKYQKHYKGGLQVIEVRANGPAAAKGVKSGDVVVGLALWEAYKITHVTYAFNQQRKSLTANSAASELAPVKCHIIRGEQIIEKTLSLPLQD is encoded by the coding sequence ATGCAACCACGGATTCAAATTACCGGACTCTGTTGTGCGCTCCTTTTGACATGGTTGGTGAATGACGGCGTTGGATCGGAACGCCGTATGACACCGCTGGTCAATGCGGTCCAGCGTGTCGAAAAATCTGTCGTTAATATCCACACCGAAAAAACCCAATCCAAAGACCCTGTATTCGGCTCGCCGAAAAAGGTGAACGGCATGGGAACCGGTGTGATTGTTGACGAACGAGGCTACATCGTTACCAACGAGCACGTGATTCACAACGTCGACCAAGACGCGATTCGCGTCGAATTGATCGATGGCACGCAAGCCAAAGCCAATGTCATCTCCTTTGACAGCCGTCAGGACTTGGCGATCATCAAAGTCGACTTCGGACGCTCGCTGCCCGTCGCTCCCTTTGGAACATCCTGTGACTTGATGCGAGGCGAAACCGTCTTCGCTGTGGGCAATGCGTTTGGATACACCCACACGATCACTCGCGGCATCATTAGCGCATTGGGCCGTAATGTCGAAGTCAATGAAAAGATCGGCTACAAAAACCTGATCCAAACCGACGCCAGCATCAATCCCGGCAACAGTGGTGGGCCGTTGGTGAACTTGGACGGCGAAGTCATCGGCATTAACGTCGCCATTCGTGCCGGAGCACAACGAATCGGCTTCACGATTCCCATCGATGATGCCCGCCGCACGATTTCGCGATTGCTGGACAACGAAAAATTCGGCACCTACCACGGCTTGCTCACCAAGGATGTCCGGTCACCTGAAACGAAGAAGATGGTTGTCAGCGGAACGCATTCCGACAGCCCGGCTTTCCAAGCGGGGTTGTTGCCCGGCGATGAAGTCCTCAAGGCGGGTAAAGTGGCAGTGTCGGATCGGGCAGACTTCGAACGAGCGTTGTTGGGAATCAATCCCGGCAAAGAGGTGCCGGTCACAGTACGACGCGATGGCTCTGAGGTCGCCCTGCAACTCCGCATCGGACGCAACGGCGAACGACCCCTCACGAATATCGTGGCTCGTGCCAACAATGGTGACACCAGTTCCTATCGTGGAGATACGCCACAGCAAATGGTCTGGCGGATTCTCGGTTTGCGATTCCGTTCCATCAGCCAAAACCAACTGCCCAACAAGTATCAAAAACACTACAAGGGCGGATTGCAGGTCATCGAAGTCCGTGCCAACGGCCCAGCGGCTGCCAAAGGAGTGAAGTCCGGCGATGTGGTTGTGGGCTTGGCGTTGTGGGAAGCCTATAAGATTACGCATGTGACGTATGCCTTCAATCAACAACGCAAATCGCTGACCGCCAACTCGGCCGCTTCGGAATTGGCACCTGTGAAATGCCATATCATTCGCGGAGAGCAAATTATCGAAAAAACATTGAGCCTTCCCCTGCAAGACTAG
- a CDS encoding tetratricopeptide repeat protein, whose product MSRREKLEELLAADPTDTFLQYSIAMEYRTEGDLPAAEVRFQTLLKASPDYVPTYFRLGEVYTELDRITDAREILTTGIETALRIGDQHAAGEMTEFRASLDDAG is encoded by the coding sequence ATGTCTCGTCGCGAAAAACTCGAGGAATTATTGGCCGCAGATCCGACCGACACTTTTCTGCAATACAGTATCGCCATGGAATACCGAACCGAGGGTGACCTGCCGGCCGCCGAAGTACGATTTCAAACCTTGTTGAAGGCGTCGCCCGACTACGTCCCGACATATTTTCGGCTGGGCGAGGTGTATACGGAACTCGATCGGATCACCGACGCGCGCGAGATCCTGACAACGGGCATCGAAACCGCTCTGCGTATCGGCGACCAGCATGCCGCCGGCGAAATGACCGAATTCCGGGCGAGCTTGGACGATGCCGGATAG
- a CDS encoding SLC13 family permease, translating into MSSNAYEAMPTPVGRTGLVCGPLLFLGVLFSPLPEGMSVEAHRLVAVVLWMVMWWVTQAVPIAATSLLPLALFPLLGIQPAKEVPTAYMNQSIVLAMGGFMIALGIERWGLHRRIAFHIVRLIGTGPRRIVLGFMCATAFLSMWISNTASTLLMLPIALAILTSLEEVLSAKQESGERPDLSRLSLALLLGIAYAASMGGSTTLVGTPTNIAFLGVWDQHFAEGPEITAGQWMMAFVPLGMLLIFCAWVLLTLRMPPQPQLAALGRGFFRDRIRELGPPTMGEMLMFGVFVMTACLWVLRGKFQFQDHVIFEGWATWLENWLAARQIAGSFTHRFLHDSTTVMAMVVLMFCLPGGRDEQGKLRFLMDWETASRLPWGLLLLFGGGFAIAAGFENSQLSVYFGTLFTEYAAGSHPLVMVLGICLLLTFLTEFTSNVATTQIFLPILGAAAVSLGIDPRLFMLPATVSTSCAFMLPIATPPNAIVFGSGRIRVLDMVRYGILLNLLGVLLITAVTYLLVIPIFGIDTQVLPSWAK; encoded by the coding sequence GTAGGGCGGACCGGATTGGTGTGCGGACCGCTGCTGTTCCTGGGCGTGTTGTTCAGTCCCCTCCCCGAAGGTATGTCGGTCGAGGCACATCGACTCGTGGCAGTCGTTTTGTGGATGGTCATGTGGTGGGTCACGCAAGCCGTTCCCATTGCCGCCACCAGTTTGCTGCCGTTGGCCCTGTTTCCTCTCTTGGGGATTCAGCCCGCTAAGGAAGTCCCCACGGCCTACATGAACCAAAGCATTGTGTTGGCAATGGGCGGGTTCATGATCGCGTTGGGAATCGAACGTTGGGGACTGCACCGACGGATCGCTTTTCATATCGTCCGACTGATCGGCACCGGCCCGCGACGGATCGTGTTGGGGTTCATGTGCGCTACGGCATTTTTATCGATGTGGATCAGCAACACCGCCTCGACGCTCTTGATGCTGCCCATCGCGCTGGCGATCTTAACTTCGCTCGAAGAAGTCTTGTCCGCCAAACAAGAATCGGGAGAGCGCCCCGATTTGTCGCGGCTCTCCTTGGCGCTGTTGCTGGGCATCGCCTATGCCGCCAGCATGGGAGGCTCGACAACCTTGGTGGGGACGCCGACGAACATCGCCTTTTTGGGAGTCTGGGACCAGCATTTTGCCGAGGGACCGGAAATCACCGCCGGACAATGGATGATGGCATTTGTGCCGTTGGGGATGCTGTTGATTTTTTGCGCGTGGGTCTTGTTGACCTTAAGAATGCCACCGCAGCCGCAATTGGCGGCGCTGGGACGCGGCTTTTTTCGCGACCGCATTCGAGAGTTGGGACCGCCCACCATGGGCGAAATGCTGATGTTCGGCGTATTTGTGATGACCGCCTGCTTGTGGGTTTTGCGGGGTAAATTCCAGTTTCAGGATCACGTTATCTTTGAGGGTTGGGCAACCTGGCTAGAAAACTGGTTGGCCGCACGCCAAATCGCCGGTTCGTTCACGCATCGTTTTCTGCATGACTCCACCACGGTGATGGCGATGGTCGTGCTCATGTTCTGCCTGCCCGGTGGACGCGATGAACAAGGAAAACTGCGGTTCCTGATGGATTGGGAGACAGCATCGCGACTCCCCTGGGGATTGCTGTTGCTGTTTGGAGGCGGCTTTGCGATTGCTGCTGGGTTTGAGAATTCTCAGCTTTCTGTTTATTTCGGGACCCTGTTCACCGAATATGCGGCCGGTAGCCATCCCCTGGTCATGGTGCTGGGAATTTGCCTGCTGTTGACGTTTCTTACGGAGTTCACTTCCAACGTCGCCACAACGCAAATCTTTTTGCCGATCTTAGGAGCAGCGGCCGTCAGCTTGGGAATCGATCCCCGTTTGTTCATGCTACCGGCAACGGTCTCCACAAGCTGTGCTTTCATGTTGCCGATTGCCACGCCCCCCAATGCCATCGTATTTGGCTCGGGTCGGATTCGCGTGCTCGACATGGTTCGCTATGGAATCTTGTTGAACCTGCTGGGCGTATTGCTCATCACTGCGGTCACCTATTTATTGGTGATCCCCATCTTCGGCATCGACACCCAGGTGTTGCCGTCGTGGGCGAAGTGA